A window of Fictibacillus halophilus contains these coding sequences:
- a CDS encoding TVP38/TMEM64 family protein → MLDNSSVFIELLKFSGIFAPLLFILLQAFRQFFFLPVGLICLTGGILFGAVAGALYSVIGITLSSVLFYWGMKSMPKLMKKVKKLQKKWIGKRMPFSVGQIAILKMIPFMHFHLLSLCLIEISSNFKEYTKASIISNVPIAIFYSSFGSVLLSLSLVTSAAIIVVLSILFYLLRRKEWVIKWSEFFEEKKEEQQKQRMPA, encoded by the coding sequence GTGTTAGACAACAGTAGTGTGTTCATCGAGTTGCTCAAGTTCAGTGGAATCTTTGCCCCTTTATTGTTCATTCTTCTTCAAGCGTTTCGACAGTTCTTTTTTCTACCGGTAGGGCTGATCTGTCTTACAGGAGGAATTTTGTTTGGAGCAGTCGCTGGTGCATTGTATTCAGTCATTGGAATCACGCTTTCTAGTGTACTCTTTTACTGGGGAATGAAAAGTATGCCGAAGCTGATGAAAAAAGTAAAAAAACTGCAAAAAAAGTGGATTGGAAAACGAATGCCGTTTTCCGTAGGTCAGATTGCTATTTTAAAAATGATACCCTTTATGCATTTTCATCTTTTGAGTCTATGCTTGATCGAGATCTCGTCCAATTTCAAAGAATATACAAAAGCTAGTATCATATCAAACGTTCCAATCGCTATATTTTATTCTTCGTTTGGCTCGGTTCTGCTTTCTCTCTCGCTTGTTACTTCTGCAGCTATCATTGTCGTGTTATCGATATTGTTTTATTTATTGAGAAGAAAAGAATGGGTCATTAAATGGAGTGAGTTCTTTGAGGAAAAGAAAGAAGAACAGCAAAAACAACGCATGCCTGCATAG
- a CDS encoding cytochrome ubiquinol oxidase subunit I has product MDTVVLARAFFGTSLGFHIIFATLGVGLPLMIVIAEIIHQVKGDNDYAIMAKRWTKAFAVLLGVAIPSGTIVGVQLSLLWPGFMEIVGKVISLPFQIEIFAFFLEALFMSIYVYAADRLPRYFRLISVFFVALGAVASAILISAVNTWMNTPDGFKIKPDGTIYDVSPWDAFFNPSFLSSSFHVAITAYMTGAFAVASVAAFKLLKKRPDRERAYHLKGLFMSLTVALLMSFVSAVSGHHSAQILHQHSPEKLAAAEGLFETQRYAPLAIGGYTDPKTEEVKYGIEIPWALSWLAAGKFDTEVKGLYEFPRETWPPFYVHTLFNLMVGIGTLLLGLAAVALAYWWFFVKKRGKPFPKWLLWSLVLSGPLSMLGIEFGWVFSCSGRQPWTIYRVQTTAEAATKNEDLGVLFLLFLGLYALLSVLTVLILTAYFKRNPVSKDMEKLQS; this is encoded by the coding sequence ATGGATACAGTTGTACTCGCGAGAGCGTTCTTTGGTACATCACTAGGTTTTCATATTATTTTCGCAACACTTGGTGTGGGTCTTCCTTTGATGATCGTCATCGCCGAAATCATACATCAAGTAAAAGGTGACAACGATTATGCCATTATGGCGAAACGTTGGACAAAGGCGTTTGCCGTTTTATTAGGTGTTGCCATTCCATCAGGAACAATTGTCGGTGTGCAATTATCTTTGCTCTGGCCAGGATTTATGGAAATCGTAGGAAAGGTTATCTCACTTCCTTTTCAGATCGAGATCTTCGCTTTCTTTTTAGAAGCGTTATTCATGTCGATCTACGTATATGCTGCAGACAGATTGCCAAGATATTTCCGTTTGATATCTGTATTTTTTGTAGCACTGGGAGCTGTCGCTTCCGCCATCTTAATTTCTGCGGTTAATACGTGGATGAATACACCAGATGGATTTAAAATCAAACCGGATGGGACGATCTATGATGTCTCTCCGTGGGATGCTTTCTTCAATCCTAGCTTTTTATCCTCTTCTTTTCACGTCGCCATTACGGCTTATATGACAGGTGCGTTTGCTGTGGCTTCGGTAGCCGCATTTAAACTGTTAAAGAAGCGACCTGACCGTGAACGCGCTTACCATTTAAAAGGATTGTTCATGTCTCTTACTGTTGCTCTCTTGATGAGCTTTGTCTCTGCTGTTTCCGGGCATCATTCAGCGCAGATCTTGCACCAGCACTCACCTGAAAAACTAGCAGCTGCTGAAGGGCTATTTGAGACTCAAAGATATGCACCACTTGCAATAGGGGGCTATACAGACCCTAAGACAGAGGAAGTGAAGTACGGAATCGAAATACCTTGGGCGCTCAGCTGGCTTGCTGCTGGAAAGTTCGATACAGAAGTAAAAGGGTTGTACGAGTTTCCTCGAGAAACATGGCCACCTTTTTATGTACACACGCTTTTTAACTTAATGGTCGGGATTGGAACACTTTTATTAGGACTTGCTGCAGTAGCTTTAGCCTACTGGTGGTTCTTCGTAAAAAAGAGAGGAAAACCATTTCCAAAGTGGCTTTTATGGTCGCTTGTTTTATCAGGCCCACTCTCTATGCTTGGCATTGAGTTCGGGTGGGTATTCAGCTGTAGCGGAAGACAGCCATGGACGATCTATCGCGTTCAGACGACGGCCGAAGCTGCAACAAAGAATGAAGATCTCGGAGTGCTCTTCCTATTGTTCTTAGGTCTATATGCGTTGCTCAGTGTTTTAACGGTTCTGATTTTAACTGCTTATTTCAAGCGAAACCCTGTTTCAAAAGATATGGAAAAACTTCAGAGTTAG